Within Pseudomonas paeninsulae, the genomic segment CCACCGGCTTGTTCGAGGCGTATCGCTGAGGCGCGGTCTTTTCAGCAGGGCTTAGCCACAAAAAAACCGCGTCGTTGCAGACGCGGTTTTTTTGCTTCAACGCGCGCTTGCGGAGAAGGCAGCCTTGACTCTGGGGAAGACATAGTCGCAATCCCTGAGACGTAGATCCGGGGATTGCGGTGTTTGGCGACTGCCACGGGACCTGCCGCCCAGCCTGTCACTCTGGTCTTTCCGGCAATAATGCGCAGAACCTAAAAGCCCCGCTGAGAGAGTCGGGGCTTTTTCATGTACGCAGACTTTACTCGCGCACGTCGATGGCCGGCGTATTGTCACGATCGAACAGTTTTTTGGGGTCGCGTGGCAGGATGCCCGGGCGGTAATCGTTGCTCACATCGCCGAGCACCCGGATATCGCTGTACTTCTTGCCCGATAGTGCGGCCAGGCCTGCGGCATCGCGGATCACGGTCGGGCGCAGGAACACCATGAGGTTGCGTTTGATGTGAGTGTCCTTGGACGAGCGGAACAAACGGCCGAGCAGGGGGATATCGCCAAGTAGCGGCACTTTCGAAACGGTCTGAGTCACATCGTCCTGAATCAGTCCGCCCAGCACAATGACCTGGCCATCTTCGGCGAGGATAGTGCTCTTGATCGAGCGCTTGTTGGTGATCAGGTCCACCGCATTGACCCCCTGGGTAGTCGGGGCAATGGAGGAGATTTCCTGTTCGATTTCCAGGCGCAAGCTGGCGCCTTCGTTGATATGCGGGGTGACTTTCAGGGTCACGCCGATGTCCTGGCGCTCGATGGTGGTGAAGGGGTTGTCCGCCCCCGCGGCGCTGGTGGTGAAGGAACCGGTCTGGAAGGGCACGTTCTGCCCGACCAGAATTTCCGCTTTCTGGTTGTCCAGCGTTAGCAGGCTGGGCGTCGACAGCAGGTTGCTCTTGGTGTTGGCCGACAACGCGGTGATCAGCACGCCGAAGCTGTCGGTGCCGAGGCCGATGATGGCGCCGTTCGGGAGGCTGTTGAGTATCGGGTTGTCGATGTTATTACGTTGATCCTGGGCGGCTTGCAGGACAGTGCCGACCGACAGACCGGTGTTGCTGAAGTTCACCCCGCCTAGGCCGCCTGTGCTACCGCGGGCATCCACCGCCCACTGCACGCCGAGGGCATCGCTGATGTCACCGGAAACTTCGACGATGGCCGCTTCCACCATCACCTGAGCGCGCGGCACATCGAGCTGGCGGACGATGTTTTCGAGGGTCGCCACCAGATCCGGATCAGCCAGTAATACCAGGGCGTTGAGGCTTTCGTCGGCGCGAATCAGGATGTTCTGCGGTCTTCCGGTGGATTCTCCGTCGCTCTGGGTTTTCAGCCCTTCGGAGATATCGCCGAGGGTTTCCGCAAGAGCCTTGGCGTCGTTATGGCGCAGGAGAATCACCCGGGTATTGGCTGAGCGACTGGTCGGGCTGTCCAGCGATTGCGCCAACGCTACCAGCTTGGCGCGCGCCGCCGGTGGGCCAAGGATGATCAGGCGGTTGGTGCGCGCGTCGGCGATTACCTGGATACCGGCCGAGCCTTTCCCCTGGCCACGCTCCAGGGTTTTATTGAGCAGTTCGGCGGCATCCATGACCCAGGCATGCTGAAGGTCGAGCACGCTGTAATCGCGATCACCTTTCTGGTCGAGCTGACTCAGCAAGTCTTCGATGCGCGCGATATTGGCGCTGCGATCACTGATGATGATCGCGTTGGCCGAGGTGACTGCGGCCAGGTGGCCGTATTGAGGCACCAGGGGGCGAAGCAAGGGAATGAGTTCGGTTGCTGAAGTGTGCTGCACTTGAATCAGGCGAGTTTCCAGGAGATCCGGGGCGGGGCGGCCTTGTCCCGCATCGGCCTTGGCCTCGGCGTTGGGCACGATACGCGCC encodes:
- the gspD gene encoding type II secretion system secretin GspD; amino-acid sequence: MTPIFSRLTCALLAAGLAFSSLPLNAAISPATPSANQQEESWTINLKGADIREFIEQIAQITGETFIVDPRVKGQVSVVSSTPLTLSEIYQLFLSVMATHGFSVITQGEQARIVPNAEAKADAGQGRPAPDLLETRLIQVQHTSATELIPLLRPLVPQYGHLAAVTSANAIIISDRSANIARIEDLLSQLDQKGDRDYSVLDLQHAWVMDAAELLNKTLERGQGKGSAGIQVIADARTNRLIILGPPAARAKLVALAQSLDSPTSRSANTRVILLRHNDAKALAETLGDISEGLKTQSDGESTGRPQNILIRADESLNALVLLADPDLVATLENIVRQLDVPRAQVMVEAAIVEVSGDISDALGVQWAVDARGSTGGLGGVNFSNTGLSVGTVLQAAQDQRNNIDNPILNSLPNGAIIGLGTDSFGVLITALSANTKSNLLSTPSLLTLDNQKAEILVGQNVPFQTGSFTTSAAGADNPFTTIERQDIGVTLKVTPHINEGASLRLEIEQEISSIAPTTQGVNAVDLITNKRSIKSTILAEDGQVIVLGGLIQDDVTQTVSKVPLLGDIPLLGRLFRSSKDTHIKRNLMVFLRPTVIRDAAGLAALSGKKYSDIRVLGDVSNDYRPGILPRDPKKLFDRDNTPAIDVRE